One window of Penaeus chinensis breed Huanghai No. 1 chromosome 1, ASM1920278v2, whole genome shotgun sequence genomic DNA carries:
- the LOC125032347 gene encoding zinc finger protein 117-like → MSSKTRTFKCDTCGKVFGQMGNLMTHRNIHAEVKPFGCDTCGKRFSQKANLRRHSILHTNEKPFGCGICKKFFVQKAHLVKHVVVHRHRLAALKRSRMRQALQGGSSVQDNSLKCKVCGVQFTRIAKLVEHLKVQHIQNSPK, encoded by the coding sequence ATGAGTTCTAAGACGCGTACCTTCAAGTGTGACACCTGCGGCAAAGTCTTCGGGCAAATGGGGAACTTGATGACGCACAGGAATATACACGCGGAGGTGAAGCCCTTCGGATGCGACACCTGTGGCAAGCGCTTCAGTCAGAAGGCAAATCTTCGTCGCCATTCTATCCTGCACACCAACGAAAAGCCCTTCGGATGCGGCATCTGCAAGAAGTTCTTTGTGCAAAAGGCTCATTTGGTGAAACACGTCGTAGTACACAGACATAGGCTGGCTGCCCTTAAAAGGTCTCGGATGAGGCAGGCGCTCCAGGGAGGTTCTTCCGTGCAAGATAATTCGCTAAAGTGTAAAGTGTGTGGAGTGCAGTTCACACGCATCGCCAAGCTGGTGGAACATCTGAAGGTTCAGCATATTCAAAATTCCCCGAAATAG
- the LOC125032437 gene encoding gastrula zinc finger protein XlCGF49.1-like, with product MSPKAHKSYKCETCSKVFGRKDNLMVHKNVHEGMKPFECDICDKVFRRKDNLKTHLTVHTAEKAHGCHTCGKRFGRKSTLMNHMSIHTKVKLFCCGTCGKRFGRKGHLDLHSLTHTNEKPFECDACGKRFSQKGNLIRHSLLHTNEKPFGCGICRKFFVQKAHLVRHVVVHRQRLAAIKRSLRREAFQLGSSGRVVGLLEN from the coding sequence ATGAGCCCCAAAGCGCATAAGTCATACAAGTGCGAGACTTGCAGCAAAGTATTCGGACGGAAAGACAACTTAATGGTCCACAAGAATGTACACGAGGGGATGAAGCCATTCGAATGCGACATTTGCGACAAAGTGTTCAGACGAAAGGACAACTTGAAGACTCACTTGACTGTACACACGGCAGAGAAAGCACATGGATGCCACACCTGCGGCAAAAGGTTTGGACGAAAGAGCACCCTCATGAATCATATGAGTATACACACGAAAGTGAAACTGTTCTGCTGCGGCACCTGTGGGAAGCGCTTCGGTCGAAAGGGCCACCTCGATCTGCATTCGCTGACACACACCAACGAAAAGCCCTTCGAATGCGACGCCTGCGGTAAGCGCTTCAGTCAGAAGGGGAACCTCATTCGGCACTCGCTCTTGCACACCAACGAAAAGCCCTTCGGATGCGGCATCTGCAGGAAGTTCTTCGTGCAAAAGGCTCATTTGGTGAGACACGTCGTGGTGCACAGGCAGAGGCTGGCTGCTATTAAGAGGTCTCTGCGAAGGGAGGCTTTCCAGCTGGGGTCTTCTGGCAGAGTTGTAGGATTACTTGAGAATTAA
- the LOC125032516 gene encoding gastrula zinc finger protein XlCGF8.2DB-like translates to MNVTNQRNSRVSRKSHTTAQRPFSCHAFGQKGHLLIHKNVHAEERPFGCDTCGRRFTQKGNLLRHSLLHTNEKPFGCGICRKFFVQKAHLVKHVVVHRQRLAALNPIQRFTFYLDLFYALRDTKRLLNPAYDAKRGNYIMQSRCDRERSMTKDTESRNMIPTSQTTKAFRCHVCGKVFGQKGHLLIHKNVHAEVRPFGCDTCGRRFTQKGNLLRHSLLHTNEKPFGCGICRKFFVQKAHLVKHVVVHRQRLATLKSCRRREASERGSSAEAKETSLRCKVCGLEFKRVVKLMEHLKVQHILGRKGK, encoded by the exons ATGAATGTTACAAATCAGAGAA ATTCCAGGGTGAGTCGCAAGTCCCACACCACCGCCCAAAGGCCCTTCAGTTGCCACGCGTTCGGCCAAAAGGGCCACCTGTTGATTCACAAGAATGTCCACGCGGAGGAGAGGCCCTTCGGATGCGACACCTGCGGCAGGCGCTTCACTCAGAAGGGCAACCTCCTTCGGCACTCGCTCTTGCACACCAACGAAAAGCCCTTCGGATGCGGCATCTGCAGGAAGTTCTTCGTGCAAAAGGCTCATTTGGTGAAGCACGTCGTGGTGCACAGGCAGAGGCTGGCTgcccttaacccaat TCAGCGTTTTACGTTTTATCTGGACTTGTTTTATGCTTTAAGAGACACTAAACGTTTACTTAATCCTGCTTATGATGCTAAAAGAGGAAATTATATTATGCAAAGTCGCTGCGATAGAGAAAGATCCATGACAAAAGACACAGAAAGTAGAAat ATGATCCCTACTTCACAAACCACAAAGGCCTTCAGGTGCCACGTGTGCGGCAAAGTGTTCGGCCAAAAGGGCCATCTGCTGATTCACAAGAATGTCCACGCGGAGGTGAGGCCCTTCGGATGCGACACCTGCGGCAGGCGCTTCACTCAGAAGGGCAACCTCCTTCGGCACTCGCTCTTGCACACCAACGAAAAGCCCTTCGGATGCGGCATCTGCAGGAAGTTCTTCGTGCAAAAGGCTCATTTGGTGAAGCACGTCGTGGTGCACAGGCAGAGGCTGGCTACCCTCAAAAGTTGTCGGCGGAGGGAGGCGTCCGAGCGAGGGTCTTCCGCTGAGGCCAAGGAGACCTCCCTCAGGTGCAAGGTCTGCGGATTGGAGTTCAAGCGGGTCGTCAAGCTGATGGAACACCTGAAGGTCCAGCATATTctcggaaggaaagggaaatag